One Myxococcus stipitatus DNA segment encodes these proteins:
- a CDS encoding ArsA family ATPase has product MAGLLDKRLWVVSGKGGVGKSTVAAALALRSARAGRRTLVCEVNTQERISRFLEHPAAGPEVTLLEENLWAVDVRPQEAMREYGLMVLRFEALYKTVFENRLARYFLRFIPSLQELVLLGKIMFHLQEKLPDGRWRFDTVVLDAPATGHAISFLSVPQVLVETVPPGPLSREAQKMRDLLVDPAVTAAVLVALPEEMPVNEALELHAALTDRVRVRTHAAVLNQAIPERFTEGDLEALGDHARLREVAQAHRDRAALTVLAGTKLERNLHVPVVNVPRLFLPTFGREAIQQVMGHLETLVMGAK; this is encoded by the coding sequence ATGGCTGGGCTTCTGGACAAGCGGTTGTGGGTCGTCTCCGGAAAGGGCGGCGTGGGCAAGAGCACCGTCGCCGCGGCCCTGGCTTTGCGCTCGGCGCGCGCGGGGCGGCGGACGCTGGTGTGCGAGGTGAACACGCAGGAGCGCATCAGCCGCTTCCTGGAGCACCCCGCGGCCGGGCCGGAAGTCACGCTCCTGGAGGAGAACCTGTGGGCGGTGGACGTGCGCCCCCAGGAGGCCATGCGCGAGTACGGGCTCATGGTCCTGCGCTTCGAGGCCCTCTACAAGACGGTCTTCGAGAACCGGCTGGCGCGCTACTTCCTGCGCTTCATCCCTTCCCTTCAGGAGCTGGTGCTGCTCGGGAAGATCATGTTCCACCTCCAGGAGAAGCTGCCGGACGGACGCTGGCGCTTCGACACGGTGGTGCTGGACGCGCCCGCCACCGGCCACGCCATCTCCTTCCTGAGCGTGCCGCAGGTGCTGGTGGAGACGGTGCCGCCCGGCCCCCTGTCGCGCGAGGCCCAGAAGATGCGCGACCTGCTGGTGGACCCGGCGGTGACGGCGGCGGTGCTGGTGGCGCTGCCGGAGGAGATGCCGGTGAACGAGGCGCTGGAGCTGCACGCGGCGCTCACGGACCGGGTCCGCGTCCGCACCCACGCCGCGGTGCTCAACCAGGCCATCCCGGAGCGCTTCACGGAAGGCGACCTGGAGGCGCTCGGCGACCACGCGCGGCTGCGCGAGGTGGCCCAGGCGCACCGGGACCGCGCGGCGCTGACGGTGCTGGCGGGCACCAAGCTCGAGCGAAACCTCCACGTGCCGGTGGTCAACGTGCCCCGGCTCTTCCTGCCCACCTTCGGGCGAGAGGCCATCCAGCAGGTCATGGGCCACCTCGAGACTCTCGTGATGGGGGCGAAGTGA
- a CDS encoding ArsA family ATPase — protein MSTTALGPALAKKRVLICVGSGGVGKTTVAATLALRAAVEGRSSLVCTIDPAKRLANSLGLSALGNAETRVPASALEPLGVEPRAALHAMMLDMKQTWDDLITRVAPPDQRERILANRFYQSLSTALAGSQEYIAMEKVWELRRRGEYQLVVLDTPPTAHALDFLDAPNRVLDFLDNEAARWLLAPAMKAGKLGLSFFNKSGYVLRGLSKFTGTEMLQELSSFMLSLSGMNEGFRERARGVRALLEDASTGFVLVTSPHPERMDEAIHFNTLLKQHRMEVVALVVNRVHPLPSEDMWADAAALAPGRRAKVEETLGELKLLAEQDRQGIAQLQAACPGIPLIQVPRFSLDVHDIASLWKTGRYLLGDDTF, from the coding sequence GTGAGCACGACGGCGCTCGGTCCCGCGCTCGCCAAGAAGCGCGTCCTCATCTGCGTCGGCTCCGGCGGCGTGGGCAAGACGACGGTGGCCGCCACGCTGGCGCTGCGCGCGGCGGTGGAGGGCCGCTCGAGCCTGGTGTGCACCATCGACCCGGCGAAGCGGCTGGCCAATTCGCTGGGCCTGTCCGCCCTGGGCAACGCGGAGACGCGCGTGCCGGCCTCCGCGCTGGAGCCGCTGGGCGTCGAGCCCCGCGCCGCCCTGCACGCGATGATGCTGGACATGAAGCAGACGTGGGACGACCTCATCACCCGCGTCGCGCCCCCGGACCAGCGCGAGCGCATCCTCGCCAACCGCTTCTACCAGTCGCTCTCCACCGCCCTGGCCGGCAGCCAGGAGTACATCGCCATGGAGAAGGTGTGGGAGCTGCGCCGGCGCGGCGAGTACCAGCTCGTCGTCCTCGACACGCCCCCCACCGCGCACGCCCTGGACTTCCTCGACGCGCCCAACCGCGTGCTCGACTTCCTCGACAACGAGGCCGCCCGGTGGCTGCTCGCCCCCGCGATGAAGGCGGGCAAGCTCGGCCTGTCCTTCTTCAACAAGAGCGGCTACGTCCTGCGCGGCCTGTCCAAGTTCACCGGCACGGAAATGCTACAGGAGCTCTCCAGCTTCATGCTGTCGCTGTCCGGCATGAACGAGGGCTTCCGCGAGCGAGCCCGGGGCGTGAGGGCGCTGCTGGAGGACGCGTCCACCGGCTTCGTGCTGGTGACGAGCCCCCACCCGGAGCGCATGGACGAGGCCATCCACTTCAACACCTTGCTCAAGCAGCACCGCATGGAGGTCGTGGCCCTGGTCGTCAACCGCGTCCACCCCCTGCCCTCCGAGGACATGTGGGCGGACGCCGCCGCGCTCGCGCCGGGCCGCCGCGCCAAGGTGGAAGAGACGCTCGGCGAGCTGAAGCTCCTCGCGGAGCAGGACCGCCAGGGAATCGCCCAGCTCCAGGCCGCCTGCCCGGGCATCCCCCTCATCCAGGTTCCCCGCTTCTCGCTGGATGTCCACGACATCGCCAGCCTGTGGAAGACGGGGCGGTACCTGCTCGGGGACGACACCTTCTGA
- a CDS encoding glycerophosphodiester phosphodiesterase yields the protein MLLLAHRGASADAPENTLDAFAEAVRQGADGVELDAMVCGSGEVVVCHDERLERLAGLPWEVRATAWWKLRRADVGTSLGFAPARIPLLEEVLEALPAQLLVNIELKCERLDDGGLAGKVADLVRRRGLTERVVVSSFNPMCLFRLASAAPELRRGLLIDPDRSWGVQAYALSPLVSSHSVHPYHAQCTPERVAAWRAAGLRVAAWTVDDASRARALERMGVSYLITNRPGAVREALRTAA from the coding sequence ATGCTCCTGCTTGCCCACCGAGGCGCCAGCGCCGACGCACCGGAGAACACCCTGGACGCCTTCGCCGAGGCCGTGCGCCAGGGCGCCGATGGCGTGGAGCTGGACGCCATGGTGTGTGGCTCCGGCGAGGTGGTCGTCTGCCACGACGAGCGGTTGGAGCGCCTGGCGGGCCTGCCGTGGGAGGTGCGCGCCACGGCCTGGTGGAAGCTGCGGCGGGCGGACGTGGGCACCTCCCTGGGCTTCGCGCCCGCGCGCATCCCCCTGCTGGAGGAGGTGCTGGAGGCGCTGCCCGCGCAGCTGCTCGTCAACATCGAGCTCAAGTGCGAGCGGCTGGACGACGGGGGCCTGGCGGGGAAGGTGGCGGACCTGGTGCGGCGGCGAGGGCTGACGGAGCGGGTGGTCGTCTCCAGCTTCAACCCCATGTGCCTGTTCCGGCTCGCCTCCGCCGCGCCCGAGCTGCGGCGGGGCTTGCTCATCGACCCGGACAGGTCCTGGGGCGTGCAGGCGTACGCCCTCAGCCCGCTCGTCTCGTCCCACTCGGTGCACCCGTACCATGCGCAGTGCACGCCGGAGCGCGTGGCCGCGTGGCGGGCGGCGGGGCTGCGCGTGGCCGCGTGGACGGTGGATGACGCCTCGCGGGCCCGGGCCCTGGAGCGGATGGGCGTCAGCTACCTCATCACCAACCGGCCCGGAGCGGTGCGCGAGGCGCTGCGCACCGCCGCCTGA
- a CDS encoding MXAN_5808 family serine peptidase, with protein MNHMPRFLRRIAAVAVLLGAWALVGSNRAPIPLTMGAAEAGQGQSTWDGSLPAAKGEKAPHDLNSLRVLTKVILYVKENYVDPKRVRPKEMMISALEYVEKSVPDVLVDGNAETGKLAVNVNGKSREFDIAHVDSLWKMSFALKDVFDFLSKNMRPIEDTRDIEYAAVNGMLSTLDPHSVLLRPELYREMKLSTKGEFGGLGFVIQMREGNLTVVKVLPKTPAHRAGIQKDDRIKKIGEESTVNMDLNEAVSKLRGPVDSRITITVERNGWDKPRVMTLARAMISIESVQHKMLSGNVGYIRLKNFQGNTTRDLESALGELRKQADAKGGFKGLVLDLRGNPGGLLEQAIQVSDTFLSSGTIVATVGLSDKLREEKRARPTEGEDTYPIAVLVNAGSASASEIVAGALKNLNRAVIIGRQTFGKGSVQVLYDFPDDSALKLTIAKYLTPGDVSIQEVGIVPDIQLVPTRVTDERVDVFASRRSMGEADLDQHFGNPDSSTVAKKREDVLDREKPLESLKYLKVDAKQAQQLAAAAAKEEPKPKPSVAEKSEPKKHGENDPLLDVAGQSEDLDDQLDAETQEEIKEDFEVQFARDYVLRAPASNRQQQLQQGKGFIEQKRREEETRINNAIAGLGVDWSPGPTPKNVQLAATLTPSPDAKIPAGDLLEMVVTAENKGQEPLKRVRAWTESDNAFLDRREFIFGALNPGEKKSWKVKVRLPKDLTSRRDDVTVRFFDDHGALPETRVSELNFAELPRPAFAFNWQVVDDCAACNGDGAVQRGESVAVLLDVTNVGAGTALDSFTQIKNGGDANIFIEQGRFKLGELKPGETKTARFQVELKKGFKGDSFPLKLAIIDEPLEEFVMEKMMLPVKDNPVATLEPKKGAVRVSDKAELFASPEAEARPVAKLNAATVLSTEAVTKGFYRVELDKGRFAFVRSQDARDVKAGKPAAPKLAWATTRRPPDIKLDADPSAGGLVANGEKFTLSGVVTDPNGLLDVYVLVNDQKVYFKGVDPKGGEPNSLKFSTEFALKEGNNNVLVVARESTDFASRRTLVIRRRPAEVAQKVTGQGAGAVKPQPQ; from the coding sequence ATGAACCACATGCCGCGTTTTCTCCGCCGCATCGCCGCTGTAGCCGTGCTCCTCGGCGCCTGGGCCCTCGTGGGCAGCAACCGGGCGCCGATTCCCCTGACGATGGGAGCGGCCGAGGCCGGGCAGGGGCAGAGCACCTGGGACGGCAGCCTGCCGGCGGCCAAGGGTGAGAAGGCTCCGCACGACCTCAACAGCCTGCGGGTGCTCACCAAGGTCATCCTGTACGTCAAGGAGAACTACGTCGACCCCAAGCGCGTGCGCCCCAAGGAGATGATGATCTCCGCGCTGGAGTACGTGGAGAAGAGCGTCCCGGACGTGCTGGTGGACGGCAACGCGGAGACGGGCAAGCTGGCCGTCAACGTCAACGGCAAGTCGCGCGAGTTCGACATCGCCCACGTGGACTCGCTGTGGAAGATGTCCTTCGCGCTCAAGGACGTCTTCGACTTCCTGTCGAAGAACATGCGCCCCATCGAGGACACGCGCGACATCGAGTACGCCGCGGTCAACGGCATGCTGTCCACGCTGGACCCGCATTCGGTGCTGCTGCGCCCGGAGCTGTACCGGGAGATGAAGCTGTCCACCAAGGGTGAGTTCGGCGGCCTGGGCTTCGTCATCCAGATGCGCGAGGGCAACCTCACCGTGGTCAAGGTGCTGCCCAAGACGCCCGCGCACCGCGCCGGCATCCAGAAGGACGACCGCATCAAGAAGATTGGCGAGGAGTCCACCGTCAACATGGACCTCAACGAGGCCGTGTCCAAGCTGCGCGGCCCGGTGGACAGCCGCATCACCATCACCGTGGAGCGCAACGGCTGGGACAAGCCCCGCGTGATGACGCTGGCGCGCGCGATGATCTCCATCGAGAGCGTCCAGCACAAGATGCTCTCCGGCAACGTGGGCTACATCCGCCTGAAGAACTTCCAGGGCAACACCACGCGCGACCTCGAGTCCGCGCTGGGCGAGCTGCGCAAGCAGGCGGACGCCAAGGGCGGCTTCAAGGGCCTCGTCCTCGACCTGCGCGGCAACCCGGGCGGCCTGCTGGAGCAGGCCATCCAGGTGTCGGACACGTTCCTGTCCAGCGGCACCATCGTCGCGACGGTGGGCCTGTCGGACAAGCTGCGCGAGGAGAAGCGCGCGCGCCCCACGGAGGGTGAGGACACCTACCCCATCGCGGTGCTGGTCAACGCCGGCAGCGCCTCCGCGTCCGAAATCGTGGCCGGCGCGCTCAAGAACCTCAACCGCGCGGTCATCATCGGCCGGCAGACGTTCGGCAAGGGCAGCGTGCAGGTGCTGTACGACTTCCCGGACGACAGCGCGCTGAAGCTGACCATCGCCAAGTACCTGACGCCCGGCGACGTCTCCATCCAGGAGGTGGGCATCGTCCCGGACATCCAGCTGGTCCCCACCCGCGTCACCGACGAGCGCGTGGACGTGTTCGCCTCCCGCCGCTCCATGGGCGAGGCCGACCTGGACCAGCACTTCGGCAACCCGGACTCCTCCACCGTCGCCAAGAAGCGCGAGGACGTGCTGGACCGGGAGAAGCCGCTGGAGAGCCTCAAGTACCTGAAGGTGGACGCCAAGCAGGCGCAGCAGCTGGCCGCCGCCGCCGCGAAGGAGGAGCCCAAGCCCAAGCCGTCCGTCGCGGAGAAGAGCGAGCCGAAGAAGCACGGCGAGAACGACCCGCTGCTCGACGTGGCGGGCCAGAGCGAGGACCTGGACGACCAGCTCGACGCGGAGACGCAGGAGGAGATCAAGGAGGACTTCGAGGTGCAGTTCGCGCGGGACTACGTGCTGCGCGCCCCGGCCTCCAACCGCCAGCAGCAGCTGCAGCAGGGCAAGGGCTTCATCGAGCAGAAGCGCCGCGAGGAGGAGACGCGCATCAACAACGCCATCGCCGGGCTGGGCGTGGACTGGAGCCCCGGTCCCACGCCGAAGAACGTGCAGCTGGCCGCCACGCTGACGCCGTCGCCGGACGCGAAGATTCCCGCCGGGGACCTGCTGGAGATGGTGGTGACGGCGGAGAACAAGGGCCAGGAGCCGCTCAAGCGCGTGCGCGCCTGGACGGAGAGCGACAACGCGTTCCTCGACCGCCGCGAGTTCATCTTCGGCGCGCTCAACCCGGGCGAGAAGAAGTCGTGGAAGGTGAAGGTGCGGCTGCCCAAGGACCTCACCAGCCGGCGCGACGACGTGACGGTGCGCTTCTTCGACGACCACGGCGCGCTGCCGGAGACGCGCGTGTCCGAGCTGAACTTCGCGGAGCTGCCCCGCCCGGCCTTCGCCTTCAACTGGCAGGTCGTGGACGACTGCGCCGCGTGCAACGGCGACGGCGCGGTGCAGCGCGGTGAGTCGGTGGCGGTGCTGCTCGACGTGACGAACGTGGGCGCCGGCACGGCGCTGGATTCGTTCACGCAGATCAAGAATGGCGGGGACGCGAACATCTTCATCGAGCAGGGCCGCTTCAAGCTGGGCGAGCTCAAGCCGGGCGAGACGAAGACGGCGCGCTTCCAGGTCGAGCTCAAGAAGGGCTTCAAGGGCGACAGCTTCCCGCTGAAGCTGGCCATCATCGACGAGCCCCTCGAGGAGTTCGTCATGGAGAAGATGATGCTGCCGGTGAAGGACAACCCGGTGGCCACCCTGGAGCCGAAGAAGGGCGCGGTGCGCGTGTCGGACAAGGCGGAGCTGTTCGCCTCTCCGGAGGCCGAGGCGCGGCCGGTGGCCAAGCTCAACGCGGCCACCGTGCTGAGCACGGAGGCGGTGACCAAGGGCTTCTACCGCGTGGAGCTGGACAAGGGCCGCTTCGCCTTCGTGCGCAGCCAGGACGCCCGCGACGTGAAGGCGGGCAAGCCCGCCGCGCCGAAGCTGGCGTGGGCGACCACGCGCCGTCCGCCGGACATCAAGCTGGACGCCGACCCGTCCGCTGGCGGGCTGGTGGCCAACGGGGAGAAGTTCACCCTGTCCGGCGTGGTGACGGACCCCAACGGGCTGCTCGACGTGTATGTGCTCGTCAACGACCAGAAGGTCTACTTCAAGGGCGTGGACCCCAAGGGCGGCGAGCCGAACTCGCTGAAGTTCTCCACCGAGTTCGCGCTGAAGGAGGGCAACAACAACGTCCTCGTCGTGGCCCGCGAGAGCACCGACTTCGCCAGCCGTCGCACGCTCGTCATCCGCCGCCGTCCGGCGGAGGTGGCCCAGAAGGTGACGGGCCAGGGCGCGGGCGCGGTGAAGCCGCAGCCGCAGTAG
- a CDS encoding twin-arginine translocase TatA/TatE family subunit — protein MLGLGLGEIIVLGFILLVVFSAARMGQLGNAVGRFVYSFRKASKGEDLIDAKSLTRTHRGSTDAEYSEPEQPRRR, from the coding sequence ATGCTGGGCCTCGGCCTCGGAGAAATCATCGTCCTCGGCTTCATCCTGCTGGTGGTCTTCTCGGCCGCCCGCATGGGACAGCTCGGCAACGCGGTGGGCCGCTTCGTCTACTCGTTCCGCAAGGCGTCCAAGGGCGAGGACCTCATCGACGCCAAGAGTCTCACCCGCACCCACCGGGGCAGCACCGACGCGGAGTACAGCGAGCCCGAGCAGCCCCGCCGCCGCTAG
- a CDS encoding M48 family metalloprotease has protein sequence MEPIFTPEQLAEIHAYHVPYYIRAAVDPFARLALLALLLGVLVRPFFRWATALAGGLERRLGVLRALPVSRAFLHALDRLWGERGWGAAVLFALMTDLFVKLVYAPVDIWFAYTLEHRHGMSNYTPAAFAWDMLKGHLLGAFAIATLVIGLYGLARRTPHWWWVLGVPVALLLLVSSALDPYRGRLYFDQQPLPEGPLRARITALMAKADIPFSDVLVEKTSVASRRLQAYFAGQGPTRTIVLNDVILEELTSDEVLAAVAHEAGHVNEPKWPGRVASSLALVALLFAIHQLLRAAASRGWFGATRFADIRTLPLLSLLLSLVLLTGGPVAGAFSREREREADRYGLRLTGDAESFRRMLVKAARVNKMDPQPPRWVVLKGMSHPPIAERLAGLPPP, from the coding sequence ATGGAGCCCATCTTCACGCCCGAGCAGCTCGCGGAGATTCACGCCTACCACGTGCCCTACTACATCCGGGCCGCCGTGGACCCCTTCGCGAGGCTGGCCCTGCTGGCGCTGCTGCTGGGCGTGCTCGTGCGGCCCTTCTTCCGCTGGGCCACGGCCCTGGCGGGCGGGTTGGAGCGGCGCCTGGGCGTGCTGCGCGCCCTCCCCGTCAGCCGGGCCTTCCTCCACGCCCTGGACCGCCTGTGGGGCGAGCGCGGCTGGGGCGCGGCCGTCCTCTTCGCGCTGATGACGGACCTGTTCGTGAAGCTCGTCTACGCGCCGGTGGACATCTGGTTCGCGTACACCCTGGAGCACCGGCACGGCATGTCCAACTACACCCCGGCCGCCTTCGCCTGGGACATGCTCAAGGGCCACCTGCTCGGGGCCTTCGCCATCGCCACGCTCGTCATCGGCCTGTACGGGCTGGCGCGCCGCACGCCCCACTGGTGGTGGGTGCTGGGCGTCCCCGTCGCCCTGCTGCTGCTCGTCTCGTCCGCGTTGGACCCGTACCGGGGCCGGCTCTACTTCGACCAGCAGCCCCTGCCCGAGGGCCCCCTGCGCGCGCGAATCACCGCGCTGATGGCCAAGGCGGACATCCCCTTCTCCGACGTGCTCGTGGAGAAGACCTCCGTCGCCTCGCGCCGCCTCCAGGCGTACTTCGCGGGCCAGGGCCCCACGCGCACCATCGTCCTCAACGACGTCATCCTCGAGGAGCTGACCTCGGACGAGGTGCTCGCCGCCGTCGCCCACGAGGCCGGCCACGTGAACGAGCCGAAGTGGCCCGGCCGCGTCGCCTCCTCGCTGGCGCTCGTCGCCCTGCTCTTCGCCATCCACCAGCTGCTGCGCGCCGCGGCGTCGCGCGGCTGGTTCGGCGCCACGCGCTTCGCGGACATCCGCACCCTGCCCCTCTTGTCGCTGCTGCTGTCGCTCGTGCTGCTGACCGGAGGCCCCGTCGCCGGCGCCTTCTCCCGGGAACGGGAGCGCGAGGCGGACCGCTACGGCCTGCGCCTCACGGGCGACGCCGAGTCCTTCCGCCGGATGCTGGTGAAGGCCGCCCGCGTGAACAAGATGGACCCCCAGCCGCCTCGCTGGGTCGTCCTCAAGGGCATGAGCCATCCCCCCATCGCCGAGCGACTCGCCGGACTCCCCCCTC
- a CDS encoding tetratricopeptide repeat protein has product MTRHERTYRSVSRWFWVVALGLFASACRTTGAAARADAPPASQEIQFDAVTVTADLELDKLNDEELFAAGTSFFAENDFKQAARYFGRLADFHPDSGHRRAALYNAGLSHQRLKEWEEAWHRFSELADAEKGQGDALDAAFRVAETQYHLERYDEAVKLLATVAARRDIPVNRRIEAQVQQGICELEAGRTDTAEATLRKALATYESLADKDEVDDYFPAQAHFFVGELYRLHYEGVKLDPAQGADKLAQDLNYKAELLLSAQGHYLRSIRVGNGYWATAAGSQIGAMYEDLYHHMVNSPAPSELDAEEAQVYRQELRKKIRVLLTKSINIYERTLETAERIGSQSAFVDRTRESLAKVKALLLADADGEPVPDPPADDSDPHS; this is encoded by the coding sequence GTGACGCGGCACGAGCGGACGTACAGGTCGGTCAGCCGGTGGTTCTGGGTGGTGGCGCTGGGGCTCTTCGCCTCCGCGTGTCGCACGACGGGCGCGGCGGCCCGGGCGGACGCCCCTCCCGCCTCGCAGGAGATCCAGTTCGACGCGGTGACGGTGACGGCGGACCTGGAGCTGGACAAGCTCAACGACGAGGAGCTGTTCGCCGCGGGCACCTCCTTCTTCGCGGAGAACGACTTCAAGCAGGCGGCGCGCTACTTCGGCCGCCTCGCGGACTTCCACCCGGACAGCGGCCACCGCCGCGCGGCCCTCTACAACGCGGGGCTGTCCCACCAGCGCCTCAAGGAGTGGGAGGAGGCGTGGCACCGCTTCTCCGAACTGGCGGACGCGGAGAAGGGCCAGGGCGACGCGCTCGACGCGGCCTTCCGAGTCGCGGAGACGCAGTACCACCTGGAGCGCTACGACGAGGCCGTGAAGCTGCTGGCCACGGTGGCCGCCCGGCGGGACATCCCCGTCAATCGCCGCATCGAGGCGCAGGTGCAGCAGGGCATCTGCGAGCTGGAGGCCGGCCGCACCGACACCGCCGAGGCCACGCTGCGCAAGGCGCTGGCCACCTACGAGTCGCTCGCGGACAAGGACGAGGTGGACGACTACTTCCCCGCCCAGGCGCACTTCTTCGTCGGGGAGCTGTACCGGCTCCACTACGAGGGCGTGAAGCTGGACCCCGCCCAGGGCGCGGACAAGCTCGCCCAGGACCTCAACTACAAGGCGGAGCTCCTGCTGTCGGCGCAGGGCCACTACCTGCGCTCCATCCGCGTGGGCAACGGCTACTGGGCCACCGCCGCGGGCTCGCAGATTGGCGCCATGTACGAGGACCTCTACCACCACATGGTGAACTCGCCGGCGCCCTCGGAGCTCGACGCCGAGGAGGCCCAGGTGTACCGCCAGGAGCTGCGCAAGAAGATCCGCGTGCTGCTCACCAAGTCCATCAACATCTACGAGCGCACGCTGGAGACGGCCGAGCGCATCGGCTCGCAGAGCGCCTTCGTCGACCGCACCCGCGAGAGCCTCGCCAAGGTGAAGGCCCTGCTGCTGGCGGACGCGGACGGCGAGCCCGTCCCGGACCCGCCCGCGGACGACTCGGACCCGCACTCTTGA
- a CDS encoding polyhydroxyalkanoate synthesis regulator DNA-binding domain-containing protein: MSEAEQAGAPSKEPKIIKRYTNRKLYDTVESRYVTLDEIAAMIKEGTEVRIVDNRTKEDLTSVTLAQIIFEEEKKKNQMPLSVLREIIRHPGESISGFIQKEVSPRVASIREEAESRLDKLLRREDGSVKPAGPAAEEPPQTVDSAAAAGGLSPADLLKASQRAFEDWQRKIDERVKHVVENLTGNLPALGRDMQSLTQRLEELEKKLEQLEQSKKE; the protein is encoded by the coding sequence ATGAGCGAGGCCGAGCAAGCAGGCGCTCCGAGCAAGGAGCCGAAGATCATCAAGCGCTACACGAACCGGAAGCTCTACGACACGGTCGAGAGCCGGTACGTGACGCTCGATGAAATCGCCGCGATGATCAAGGAGGGCACCGAGGTGCGGATTGTCGACAACCGCACGAAAGAAGACCTGACCTCGGTCACGCTCGCGCAGATCATCTTCGAGGAAGAGAAGAAGAAGAACCAGATGCCGCTGTCGGTGCTGCGGGAAATCATCCGCCACCCCGGCGAGTCCATCTCCGGCTTCATCCAGAAGGAGGTCAGCCCCCGCGTCGCCTCCATCCGCGAGGAGGCGGAGTCTCGCCTGGACAAGCTGCTGCGCCGCGAGGACGGCAGCGTGAAGCCCGCGGGCCCCGCCGCCGAGGAGCCCCCGCAGACCGTCGACTCCGCGGCCGCCGCCGGGGGGCTGTCCCCCGCCGACCTGCTCAAGGCCAGCCAGCGCGCGTTCGAGGACTGGCAGCGGAAGATCGACGAGCGCGTCAAGCACGTCGTCGAGAACCTGACCGGCAACCTCCCCGCCCTGGGCCGCGACATGCAGTCGCTCACCCAGCGGCTCGAGGAGCTGGAGAAGAAGCTCGAGCAGCTCGAGCAGTCGAAGAAGGAGTAG
- a CDS encoding ParA family protein, giving the protein MRRIAFINEKGGTCKTTLAVNTAAWLARERGLRVLLVDLDTQGHASKALGLDVRSLPRNVFHLLTDAAVRLEDVARPSAVPGLDVVPAYKEMADFPVVVAADARRAHRLADRLQVAREAGYDAVVFDSPPSMGLTTRNILVAATEVVVPVALTYLALDGCAEVADTVRQVGEAEGRPDLGVTKVVPTLYRKTALATAILERLRAYFPDSLATTPLGYDVKVDEAQSHGKTIWEYAPSSRGARMLAAIAAEIHGGPAPRRRKRAPREG; this is encoded by the coding sequence ATGCGGCGCATCGCGTTCATCAACGAGAAGGGCGGCACCTGCAAGACGACGCTGGCGGTGAACACCGCCGCGTGGCTCGCGCGTGAGCGGGGCCTGCGCGTGCTGCTGGTGGACCTGGACACGCAGGGCCACGCCAGCAAGGCCCTGGGCCTGGACGTGCGCTCGCTGCCGCGCAACGTCTTCCACCTGCTGACGGACGCGGCGGTGCGCCTGGAGGACGTGGCGCGGCCGTCCGCCGTGCCGGGCCTGGACGTGGTGCCCGCGTACAAGGAGATGGCGGACTTCCCCGTGGTGGTGGCGGCGGACGCGCGCCGGGCGCACCGGCTGGCGGACCGGCTCCAGGTGGCCCGGGAGGCGGGCTACGACGCGGTGGTGTTCGACTCGCCGCCGTCCATGGGGCTCACCACGCGCAACATCCTGGTGGCGGCCACGGAGGTGGTGGTGCCCGTGGCGCTGACGTACCTGGCGCTCGACGGCTGCGCGGAGGTGGCGGACACGGTGCGGCAGGTGGGGGAGGCGGAGGGCCGGCCCGACTTGGGCGTCACGAAGGTGGTGCCCACGCTCTACCGGAAGACGGCGCTGGCCACGGCCATCCTCGAGCGGTTGAGGGCCTACTTCCCGGACTCCCTGGCCACCACGCCCCTGGGCTACGACGTGAAGGTGGACGAGGCCCAGAGCCACGGGAAGACCATCTGGGAGTACGCGCCTTCCAGCCGGGGCGCCCGCATGCTGGCGGCCATCGCGGCGGAGATTCACGGTGGGCCCGCTCCCAGGAGACGGAAGCGGGCGCCGCGCGAAGGCTGA